The following coding sequences lie in one Sphingobium sp. KCTC 72723 genomic window:
- the peaA gene encoding quinohemoprotein amine dehydrogenase subunit alpha: protein MKRVTVSKFGSKFGLLALFSTSILFAQADGGPDGATMKETATGIPVADALVKEKCGTCHAPDAKGNLSRISWVRTTPEGWAQAIKRMVRLNGLAITPAESRAIVKSLSASHGLAPEEARPVMYLPEKRMLDESNIPNETMRGACAACHSYAQPLSWRRSKLEWKQLQDLHVALYSQADAQYRRPAEDSEQPTGRDPKDKLTRGEYALTYMPKVAPLHTPEWAAWSARQRNPRLTGEWLVVASAPGQGKFIGQFSVTPGKSGDEFVTSSTLRSLTNGGTISRTGTGIVYAGYSWRGSSKGGVAAAKPDDLSSAAREAMWFAPDQQSAQGRWYWGDYQEFGLDVKLIRATAAPAVLAVTPGPVKAGSKGVQLRILGHNLPLSPAAADLDLGAGVTVTKIVSAGPQELVVTADIAPTAASGQRDISVAGAVLERAFPVYGKIDYIKVTPETGLSRLGGVKFPKGYQQFEATGFENGLDGKANTPDDIAIGAVDATWSMQEFLSVYYDDDTKYVGALSPTAFFTPATEGPNPQRRFGRNNYGEVWVVATAKTEKDKFGKPLSARSYLVVTVPAYQKWDQPEVSQ, encoded by the coding sequence GTGAAGCGGGTAACTGTCTCGAAATTTGGCTCGAAATTCGGTTTGCTGGCGCTGTTTTCCACCTCGATCCTGTTTGCGCAGGCCGATGGCGGGCCGGACGGCGCGACCATGAAGGAAACGGCGACGGGGATCCCCGTCGCCGACGCGCTGGTCAAAGAAAAGTGCGGCACTTGCCACGCCCCCGATGCAAAGGGCAATTTGTCGCGGATCAGCTGGGTCCGCACCACGCCCGAAGGCTGGGCGCAGGCAATCAAGCGGATGGTGCGGCTGAACGGCCTTGCCATCACTCCCGCCGAATCCCGCGCCATCGTCAAATCCCTCTCCGCCTCGCACGGGCTGGCTCCCGAAGAAGCGCGGCCCGTCATGTATCTGCCCGAAAAGCGGATGCTGGACGAAAGCAACATCCCCAACGAAACCATGCGCGGCGCGTGCGCGGCCTGCCACAGCTATGCGCAGCCGCTGTCGTGGCGCCGGTCGAAGCTGGAATGGAAGCAGTTGCAGGATCTGCACGTCGCCCTCTATTCGCAGGCCGATGCCCAATATCGCCGCCCCGCCGAGGATAGCGAGCAGCCCACCGGCCGCGATCCCAAGGATAAGCTGACGCGCGGCGAATATGCGCTGACCTACATGCCCAAGGTCGCGCCGCTCCATACGCCCGAATGGGCGGCCTGGAGCGCGCGCCAGCGCAACCCGCGCCTGACTGGCGAATGGCTGGTCGTCGCGTCCGCACCGGGGCAGGGGAAATTCATCGGCCAGTTCAGCGTCACGCCGGGCAAGAGCGGCGACGAGTTTGTGACGAGCAGCACGCTGCGTTCGCTGACCAATGGCGGGACGATCAGCCGCACCGGCACGGGCATCGTCTATGCCGGCTATAGCTGGCGCGGATCGTCGAAGGGCGGCGTCGCGGCGGCCAAGCCCGACGATCTGTCCAGCGCCGCACGCGAAGCCATGTGGTTCGCCCCCGACCAGCAAAGCGCGCAGGGCCGCTGGTATTGGGGCGATTATCAGGAATTTGGCCTGGACGTGAAACTGATCCGCGCCACCGCTGCGCCCGCTGTGCTGGCGGTGACGCCCGGCCCGGTAAAGGCGGGCAGCAAGGGCGTGCAACTGCGCATCCTTGGCCATAATCTGCCCCTGTCACCCGCCGCCGCCGATCTGGATCTGGGCGCGGGCGTGACAGTGACGAAGATCGTATCGGCCGGCCCGCAGGAACTGGTCGTCACTGCCGACATCGCGCCTACCGCCGCATCGGGCCAGCGCGACATCAGCGTGGCGGGCGCGGTGCTGGAACGCGCTTTCCCCGTCTATGGCAAGATCGACTATATCAAGGTGACGCCCGAAACCGGCCTTTCGCGGCTGGGCGGGGTGAAATTCCCCAAAGGCTATCAGCAATTTGAAGCGACCGGCTTTGAAAACGGGCTGGATGGCAAGGCGAACACGCCCGACGACATCGCCATCGGCGCGGTCGACGCCACCTGGTCGATGCAGGAATTTCTCTCGGTCTATTATGACGACGACACCAAATATGTCGGCGCGCTCAGCCCCACCGCCTTCTTCACCCCGGCGACCGAAGGCCCGAACCCGCAGCGCCGCTTTGGCCGCAACAATTATGGCGAAGTCTGGGTCGTGGCGACGGCCAAGACCGAGAAAGACAAGTTCGGCAAGCCCCTGAGCGCGCGATCCTATCTGGTCGTGACCGTGCCTGCCTATCAGAAATGGGATCAACCGGAGGTGTCGCAATGA
- a CDS encoding agmatinase family protein, with protein sequence MPSINAITGWSVAAVAAATSVLAGDSFDTPNPPPPIPQEDIMGEPKPLTLPADVAAKLTGIAPEKVALITQGRTGRYVEKDVLFDRIRTLPAAELAAYIDAIAALHEQVEYKEGRDAKTIPLDTRSAWFNAWKAKRPLVMDPRREAGPIDLGRYIGGRRGAFATFAGAPVAMTPADLKAGKVDVAIVGAPLDMGSGWRNAIDGPRALRMTGGAGGNDMYSMINPGSQLEIVDYGDIAIDQNSTERSVAHVREMVREIAQTGAIPIVIGGDHSLEYPNVAAAADVHGKGNVGVVHFDSHYDVGRNGVHWITHGSPVYRVLHEGHVRPQDYVQVGLRARGPDLETFGWMRNKGMKYHTMVEVEKWGWEKVMERALKEARANTKKLWISFDVDVLDPAFMPGTGTPVPGGLTMREAQPIMRRLCAENDIAGIDIVEVAPYLDTSYKTALNSNYLLNACLAGIAMRKKGLPPGYFNPVSVDHGQDDYYGPKKKS encoded by the coding sequence ATGCCGTCGATCAATGCCATAACGGGCTGGAGCGTAGCGGCGGTGGCCGCGGCAACATCGGTGCTGGCGGGGGACAGTTTCGACACGCCCAATCCGCCGCCGCCGATCCCGCAGGAAGACATTATGGGCGAGCCTAAGCCCCTGACGCTTCCCGCCGATGTCGCGGCGAAACTGACCGGCATCGCGCCGGAAAAGGTCGCGCTCATCACGCAGGGGCGGACCGGGCGCTATGTCGAAAAGGATGTGCTGTTCGACCGTATTCGCACGCTGCCCGCCGCCGAACTGGCCGCCTATATCGATGCGATCGCCGCGCTGCACGAACAGGTCGAATATAAGGAGGGCCGCGACGCAAAGACCATCCCGCTCGACACCCGATCCGCCTGGTTCAATGCGTGGAAAGCCAAGCGCCCGCTGGTTATGGACCCAAGGCGCGAGGCTGGGCCGATCGACCTTGGCCGTTATATCGGCGGGCGACGCGGCGCGTTTGCGACCTTTGCCGGTGCGCCGGTAGCGATGACGCCGGCGGATTTGAAGGCGGGCAAGGTCGATGTCGCCATCGTAGGCGCGCCGCTCGACATGGGTTCGGGCTGGCGCAATGCGATCGACGGGCCGCGCGCGCTGCGCATGACCGGCGGGGCGGGCGGCAACGACATGTATTCGATGATCAACCCCGGATCGCAGCTGGAAATCGTCGATTATGGCGACATTGCCATCGACCAGAACTCGACCGAACGTTCCGTCGCGCATGTGCGCGAAATGGTGCGCGAAATCGCGCAAACGGGTGCGATCCCCATCGTCATCGGCGGCGACCATAGCCTGGAATATCCCAATGTCGCGGCGGCTGCCGATGTGCATGGCAAGGGCAATGTCGGCGTCGTCCATTTCGACAGCCATTATGATGTCGGCCGCAATGGCGTTCACTGGATCACGCATGGATCGCCGGTCTATCGCGTCCTGCATGAAGGCCATGTCCGGCCGCAGGATTATGTGCAGGTCGGCCTGCGCGCGCGCGGTCCCGACCTCGAAACCTTTGGGTGGATGCGCAACAAGGGCATGAAATATCACACCATGGTCGAAGTGGAAAAATGGGGCTGGGAAAAGGTGATGGAGCGCGCGCTGAAAGAAGCGCGGGCCAACACCAAGAAGCTTTGGATCAGCTTCGACGTCGATGTTCTCGACCCCGCCTTCATGCCCGGCACCGGCACGCCGGTTCCCGGCGGCCTGACCATGCGGGAGGCGCAGCCGATCATGCGGCGGCTATGTGCGGAGAATGATATTGCGGGCATCGATATCGTCGAAGTCGCCCCTTATCTCGACACCAGCTACAAGACTGCGCTGAACAGCAATTATCTGCTCAACGCCTGTCTGGCGGGCATCGCCATGCGCAAAAAGGGTCTGCCGCCGGGCTATTTCAACCCGGTGTCGGTCGATCATGGGCAGGATGACTATTACGGCCCAAAGAAGAAAAGCTAA
- a CDS encoding agmatinase family protein produces MARTTLLARSAAFALALATLSGPASAQGVDPLATLSPDKKAFLSDPAVLTRFGLTAEKLQVALTGRSAADVDAYATALMAVVEDSKYKAGRDPSEIALNPQARGWNAGSTVRPKMFDKLKRDEGPFSLKRYQFQKGAIPTFADAPVAIRKEDLIAGKVEVAFVGVPLDFSSGWRDAKHAPMALRGMDGLVGADADGGVDPGLVLSIADYGDLAFDPMAPDRGLDHIRAMIAEMASVGVVPFIVGGDHTLMFPDVAAMVDTYGAGKVALIQFDAHAGAELNGDHLISDTQTLTRLLEQNLLRGSDVTLVGLHGRDADPATQKRLTDAGARIMPTAAVQERGWQAVTNDLLAGLKKGPENIFVSFDMSVIDPGDAPAAGRPVPGGLTMREAIPMVRQLCAQTKVVGFDLLDAAPILDPTYVSRMSANYILHACLSGIAMRKTGTPIKTAKR; encoded by the coding sequence ATGGCACGCACCACCTTGCTGGCGCGCAGCGCCGCTTTCGCCCTTGCCCTTGCGACTCTGTCCGGCCCCGCATCGGCGCAAGGCGTCGATCCGCTGGCTACCCTGTCGCCGGACAAAAAGGCGTTCCTGTCCGATCCGGCGGTGCTGACCCGCTTTGGCCTGACGGCCGAAAAATTGCAGGTCGCCCTGACCGGACGGTCCGCCGCGGACGTGGACGCCTATGCCACCGCGCTGATGGCCGTGGTGGAGGACAGCAAATATAAGGCCGGGCGCGATCCGTCCGAAATCGCGCTCAACCCGCAAGCGCGCGGCTGGAACGCCGGGTCCACCGTCCGCCCCAAAATGTTCGACAAATTGAAGCGCGACGAGGGCCCGTTCAGTCTGAAACGCTATCAGTTTCAAAAGGGCGCGATCCCGACCTTCGCCGATGCGCCGGTCGCGATCCGCAAGGAAGATTTGATCGCGGGGAAGGTGGAGGTCGCCTTTGTTGGCGTGCCGCTCGATTTCTCGTCGGGCTGGCGCGATGCCAAGCACGCGCCGATGGCGCTGCGCGGCATGGACGGACTGGTCGGCGCGGATGCCGATGGCGGGGTCGATCCGGGTCTTGTCCTCTCCATCGCCGATTATGGAGACCTGGCGTTTGATCCGATGGCACCCGACCGTGGCCTGGACCATATTCGCGCGATGATCGCCGAAATGGCGAGCGTGGGCGTCGTCCCATTCATCGTCGGCGGCGACCATACGCTGATGTTTCCTGACGTGGCGGCGATGGTCGACACCTATGGCGCGGGCAAAGTGGCGCTCATTCAGTTCGACGCCCATGCCGGGGCGGAGTTGAACGGCGATCACCTGATTTCGGACACCCAGACGCTCACCCGCCTGCTCGAACAGAATCTGTTGCGCGGCAGCGACGTGACGCTGGTCGGCCTGCATGGCCGCGACGCCGATCCCGCCACGCAGAAGCGGCTGACCGACGCAGGCGCGCGCATCATGCCGACCGCCGCCGTGCAGGAACGCGGCTGGCAGGCCGTGACGAACGACCTCCTCGCTGGCCTCAAGAAAGGGCCGGAGAATATCTTCGTCTCCTTCGACATGAGCGTCATCGATCCGGGCGATGCCCCGGCAGCCGGTCGTCCGGTGCCGGGCGGCCTGACGATGCGTGAAGCCATCCCCATGGTCCGGCAACTGTGCGCCCAGACCAAGGTGGTGGGCTTCGACCTGCTCGACGCTGCGCCTATCCTCGACCCGACCTATGTCAGCCGGATGAGCGCCAACTATATCCTGCACGCCTGCCTGTCGGGCATCGCGATGCGCAAGACGGGTACGCCGATCAAGACCGCCAAGCGCTGA
- a CDS encoding agmatinase family protein, which yields MAGIAAIGAVVAGDLPPVLTNAATPAPQMPLEDDMGRPKPLELPKDVEAKLAGVDKAKIDFLKSGVTGRYVEKDALFDRIRKGRAEEISAYIDAMQALHAQVEFKAGRDLAAIPLDTKSPWFNAWKEKRPAAMNPRRDAGPWELTRYVGGYGGGFATFAGAPLAMTPEDLKAGKVDVAIVGAPLDMGSGWRNAIDGPRAMRMTGGAGGNDMYSMINPNAALKIVDYGDIAIDQNSTERSVDHVRAMVAEIARTGAIPIVIGGDHSLEYPNVAAAADVHGKGNVGVIHFDSHYDIGRGRVHLLDHGQPVYRVINEGHVRGSDYIQVGLRARGPDLETFGWMRNKGMKYHTMVEVEKWGWDKVMARALKEARASTKKLWISFDVDVLDPAFMPGTGTPVPGGLTMREAQPIMRNLCAENDIAGIDIVEVAPYLDTSYKTALNSNFLLNACLAGIAMRKKGLKPGYLNPVSVDHGLDAYYGKKN from the coding sequence ATGGCCGGGATCGCGGCCATTGGTGCCGTGGTTGCTGGCGACTTGCCGCCGGTGTTGACCAATGCTGCTACGCCCGCGCCGCAAATGCCGCTGGAAGACGATATGGGCCGGCCCAAGCCGCTGGAACTGCCCAAGGATGTCGAAGCGAAGCTGGCTGGTGTCGACAAGGCGAAGATCGACTTCCTCAAGAGCGGCGTGACGGGCCGTTATGTCGAAAAGGACGCTTTGTTCGACCGTATCCGCAAGGGCAGGGCAGAGGAAATCAGCGCCTATATCGATGCGATGCAGGCGCTCCATGCGCAGGTGGAATTCAAGGCCGGGCGGGATTTGGCCGCCATCCCGCTCGATACCAAATCACCCTGGTTCAACGCCTGGAAAGAAAAGCGCCCGGCCGCGATGAACCCCCGGCGTGATGCGGGGCCGTGGGAGCTGACTCGCTATGTTGGCGGCTATGGCGGCGGCTTTGCCACCTTTGCCGGTGCGCCGCTGGCGATGACGCCGGAGGATTTGAAGGCGGGCAAGGTGGATGTCGCCATCGTGGGTGCGCCGCTCGACATGGGTTCAGGCTGGCGCAACGCCATCGACGGCCCACGCGCCATGCGGATGACCGGCGGGGCGGGCGGCAACGACATGTATTCGATGATCAACCCCAATGCCGCGCTCAAGATCGTGGATTATGGCGACATCGCCATCGACCAGAATTCGACCGAACGCAGCGTCGATCATGTCCGCGCCATGGTCGCCGAAATCGCCCGCACCGGCGCGATCCCGATCGTCATCGGCGGCGACCACAGCCTGGAATATCCCAATGTCGCGGCGGCTGCGGACGTGCATGGCAAGGGTAATGTCGGCGTCATCCATTTCGACAGCCATTATGACATCGGCCGGGGCCGGGTCCACCTGCTCGACCATGGCCAGCCGGTCTATCGCGTGATCAACGAAGGGCATGTGCGCGGCAGCGACTATATCCAGGTCGGCCTGCGCGCGCGCGGTCCCGACCTCGAAACCTTCGGCTGGATGCGCAACAAGGGTATGAAATATCACACGATGGTCGAAGTGGAGAAATGGGGCTGGGACAAGGTGATGGCCCGCGCATTGAAGGAAGCCCGCGCCAGCACCAAGAAATTGTGGATCAGTTTCGACGTCGACGTGCTGGACCCCGCCTTCATGCCCGGCACCGGCACACCCGTTCCCGGCGGCCTGACCATGCGGGAGGCGCAGCCGATCATGCGCAACCTGTGCGCGGAAAATGACATTGCGGGCATCGATATCGTCGAAGTCGCGCCCTATCTCGACACCAGTTACAAGACCGCGCTCAACAGCAATTTCCTGCTGAACGCCTGCCTGGCGGGCATCGCCATGCGCAAGAAGGGGCTGAAGCCCGGCTATCTCAACCCTGTTTCGGTCGATCACGGCCTGGACGCCTATTATGGGAAGAAGAATTGA
- a CDS encoding TonB-dependent receptor: protein MSYRAKLKLGLLSATIMSSAAMATPAMAQVAAAEAEADSDVIVVTGTRRSTTLMETPINISAIGAAELAAERLDDVRDLGAFTPGITVTDTGPRGAATIVMRGLSANDTEASGSNYSSSFGTYLGEIPLYLDFKFIDIERIETLLGPQGTLYGLGTLAGAIRYMPNRPDPTQFSGEVHGRAYDVAHSKGVGYVGDATINIPIIKDVLAFRSATGYYYDPGFIDYPFLVKTPGVSLAQPGPASNPLGTQAQQDANFAGRKDLNFEKTFTTRNQLGVSVPDFNAYLTYAYQKTRTAGRQATTDGIVGEGKYEAAGRYAEPSTRRSQLVSLEMEAQLGDVFQAVWASAFTKTKNNTVGDVSDLLLDLDYDYELFPAFAGYTTGINSRTQFNQEIRLVSTHGGPFSWVVGGFYNSMKFKSDSVETLPGFAEFAVTAAGRAAYGNFYNGLIRPDGAEYVSFTRSKTEEQAVFGELTFKPIEQWQITGGGRYFRYDTSITGGSDTPMTGGGRRRMPYPSLTIDPSRVRSGQAGDDGFVWKFNTSFNFTPDLMAYATYSKGYRIGGVNRVVPCIQPLPAGQNLCALPNELTFGPDKVKNLELGVRAQLFDRRLSTSVSVFQVKWDGIQLSSQTVNGAIGITANGGKAKSQGVDFTFNARVTDQFIVRGNYSYLDAKLTEDVPGLLSTATGDADLFSGDRLPGSAKNSGAASAVYTLPMGENDLRLNWTATYTGGILTRPGARGGGERLPSYVMHRAAATYSTDAWEISLFANNIFDKYALTGVSNDLTRRGQINDGIIYRGYARSVAQPRTIGLEGRVKF from the coding sequence ATGTCGTATCGCGCTAAGCTGAAACTGGGACTGCTATCCGCGACGATCATGTCGAGCGCGGCCATGGCCACGCCCGCCATGGCGCAGGTTGCCGCCGCAGAAGCGGAGGCGGACAGCGACGTTATCGTCGTCACCGGCACCCGCCGCAGCACCACGTTGATGGAAACGCCGATTAATATTTCGGCCATCGGTGCCGCTGAGCTGGCCGCCGAACGGCTGGACGACGTCCGCGATCTCGGCGCGTTCACGCCGGGCATCACCGTGACTGACACCGGCCCGCGCGGCGCGGCGACCATCGTCATGCGCGGTCTTTCCGCGAACGATACGGAAGCGTCTGGTTCGAACTACAGCAGTTCGTTCGGCACCTATCTGGGTGAGATTCCGCTGTATCTCGACTTTAAGTTTATCGACATCGAACGGATCGAAACGCTGCTGGGTCCGCAAGGCACGCTTTACGGCTTGGGCACGCTGGCAGGCGCGATCCGCTACATGCCCAACCGGCCCGATCCGACGCAGTTTAGCGGTGAAGTCCATGGCCGCGCCTATGACGTGGCGCACAGCAAGGGCGTGGGCTATGTCGGCGACGCGACGATCAACATCCCGATCATCAAGGATGTTCTGGCGTTCCGTTCAGCGACCGGCTATTATTACGACCCTGGCTTCATCGACTATCCGTTCCTGGTGAAGACGCCCGGCGTATCGCTGGCGCAGCCCGGCCCGGCTTCCAATCCGCTAGGCACGCAGGCGCAGCAGGACGCCAATTTCGCCGGGCGCAAGGATCTGAATTTCGAAAAGACCTTCACCACCCGCAACCAGCTGGGCGTGTCGGTGCCCGACTTCAACGCCTATCTGACCTATGCCTATCAAAAGACGCGGACCGCCGGCCGTCAAGCAACGACCGACGGCATCGTGGGCGAAGGCAAATATGAGGCCGCAGGGCGCTATGCCGAACCATCGACCCGCCGGTCGCAATTGGTCAGCCTGGAAATGGAAGCGCAGTTGGGCGATGTGTTCCAGGCAGTCTGGGCATCTGCCTTTACCAAGACCAAGAATAATACGGTCGGCGACGTGTCCGACCTGCTGCTCGACCTTGATTATGACTATGAGTTGTTCCCCGCCTTTGCAGGCTATACGACGGGCATCAACAGCCGCACCCAGTTCAACCAGGAAATCCGGTTGGTTTCGACCCATGGCGGGCCGTTCAGCTGGGTCGTGGGCGGTTTCTACAACAGCATGAAGTTCAAGTCCGACAGCGTCGAAACGCTGCCCGGCTTCGCTGAGTTTGCCGTCACCGCCGCAGGCCGCGCCGCCTATGGCAATTTCTACAACGGCCTGATCCGTCCCGATGGCGCGGAATATGTGTCCTTCACCCGGTCCAAGACCGAAGAACAGGCCGTATTCGGTGAATTGACATTCAAGCCGATTGAACAGTGGCAGATCACAGGCGGCGGGCGTTACTTCCGCTACGACACATCGATCACCGGCGGTTCCGACACGCCGATGACGGGTGGTGGCCGTCGCCGGATGCCCTATCCCAGCCTGACCATTGATCCGTCGCGCGTGCGCAGCGGGCAAGCAGGCGATGATGGCTTTGTTTGGAAGTTCAATACCTCGTTCAACTTCACCCCAGACCTGATGGCCTATGCAACCTACAGCAAGGGTTACCGGATCGGCGGCGTCAACCGCGTGGTGCCGTGCATCCAGCCATTGCCCGCCGGACAGAATCTGTGCGCTCTGCCCAACGAGCTGACTTTTGGCCCGGACAAGGTGAAGAATCTGGAACTGGGTGTCCGCGCCCAGTTGTTCGACCGTCGCCTGTCCACCAGCGTGTCAGTGTTCCAGGTCAAGTGGGACGGTATCCAGCTGTCGAGCCAGACGGTCAACGGCGCGATCGGCATCACGGCCAATGGCGGCAAGGCCAAGTCGCAGGGCGTCGATTTCACCTTCAATGCCCGCGTCACCGACCAATTCATCGTTCGCGGCAACTACTCCTATCTCGACGCGAAACTGACCGAAGATGTGCCGGGCCTGTTGTCGACAGCGACCGGCGACGCCGATCTCTTCTCCGGCGATCGCCTGCCTGGTTCGGCCAAGAATTCCGGCGCGGCGTCGGCAGTCTATACCCTGCCTATGGGCGAGAACGACCTGCGTCTCAACTGGACCGCGACTTATACCGGCGGCATCCTGACCCGTCCGGGTGCGCGGGGCGGCGGCGAGCGGCTGCCGTCCTATGTGATGCACCGTGCGGCGGCGACCTACAGCACGGACGCATGGGAAATCAGCCTGTTTGCGAACAACATCTTCGACAAATATGCGCTGACCGGCGTGTCAAACGACCTGACCCGGCGTGGCCAGATCAACGACGGCATCATCTATCGCGGCTATGCCCGGTCGGTCGCGCAACCGCGCACCATCGGCCTGGAAGGGCGCGTGAAGTTCTGA
- a CDS encoding PepSY-associated TM helix domain-containing protein, with protein sequence MHGKTRTQPKKKSAKAFWLKQLHSWHWISSAISLIGLLLFAFTGITLNHAADVEGSPQTIEKAATLPAALLKQVAPDDAPDAKKPLPAPVAAFVEKAVGQRGAGDAEWSADEIYLALPRPGGDGWVSIDRNSGAVTSEATSRGWISYLNDLHKGRNTGSVWKWFIDIFSVACFLFALTGLLLLQLHSKKRPSTWPLVAIGLALPAVLAIIFIH encoded by the coding sequence ATGCATGGAAAAACCCGGACCCAGCCGAAGAAAAAGAGCGCCAAGGCGTTCTGGCTGAAACAGTTGCACAGCTGGCACTGGATCAGTTCGGCGATCAGCCTGATCGGCCTGCTGTTGTTCGCCTTTACCGGCATCACGCTGAACCATGCCGCCGATGTCGAAGGATCGCCCCAGACGATCGAGAAAGCCGCGACTCTGCCCGCCGCCCTGTTGAAACAGGTCGCGCCCGATGACGCGCCTGATGCCAAGAAGCCGCTGCCCGCTCCGGTCGCCGCCTTTGTGGAAAAGGCCGTGGGACAGCGCGGCGCGGGCGACGCGGAATGGTCCGCCGATGAAATCTATCTGGCCCTGCCCCGCCCCGGCGGCGACGGATGGGTGTCGATCGACCGGAACAGCGGCGCTGTGACCAGCGAAGCGACCAGCCGGGGGTGGATCAGCTACCTCAACGACCTGCACAAGGGGCGCAACACTGGCTCCGTCTGGAAATGGTTCATCGACATATTCTCGGTCGCCTGCTTCCTGTTCGCGCTGACCGGGCTGTTGCTGCTGCAACTCCATTCCAAAAAGCGGCCCAGCACCTGGCCGCTGGTCGCCATCGGCCTCGCCCTTCCGGCGGTCCTTGCCATCATCTTCATCCATTAA
- a CDS encoding DUF2271 domain-containing protein gives MQISYRLLLTGTAALGTVAAPATAQTMNLSVGIPRLSVAEYHRPYVAIWIEKEGAAPRTLSVWYDFDKAKGEGTKWLRDVRQWWRASGRTMSFPADGVTGATRAPGDNKIAFAAGKGPLGTLGAGNYTLIVEAAREVGGREVVRLPFAWPPKPGATVKAQGSTELGAVALSFGK, from the coding sequence ATGCAGATCAGCTATCGGTTGTTGCTGACCGGCACGGCGGCGCTGGGCACAGTCGCCGCGCCTGCCACCGCGCAGACGATGAACCTGTCGGTCGGCATACCGCGTCTGTCGGTGGCCGAATATCATCGGCCCTATGTCGCGATCTGGATCGAGAAGGAAGGCGCGGCACCGCGCACCCTGTCGGTCTGGTATGATTTCGACAAGGCCAAGGGCGAAGGCACCAAATGGCTGCGCGACGTGCGCCAGTGGTGGCGTGCGTCGGGCCGGACGATGAGCTTCCCCGCTGATGGCGTGACTGGCGCGACCCGCGCGCCGGGCGACAACAAGATCGCCTTTGCTGCGGGCAAAGGTCCGCTCGGCACGCTGGGCGCAGGCAATTATACGCTGATCGTGGAAGCGGCGCGCGAAGTGGGCGGACGCGAAGTCGTGCGCCTGCCCTTCGCCTGGCCGCCCAAGCCCGGTGCGACCGTCAAGGCACAGGGCAGCACAGAATTGGGCGCCGTAGCCCTGAGCTTCGGCAAATAA
- a CDS encoding DUF4198 domain-containing protein, producing MKARLMIAGAVAALMLSGAAQAHRQWMMPSSTTLSGTDSWVTVDAAVSNDLFYFEHVPMRTDGIVVTQPDGSAGKIENAATGKYRSTFDVHLTQPGTYRIANASTNVMGSYMLNGKQERLPRGTTKDKLASVIPAGATDVQVAEASNRNEIFVTLGAPSTGIFKPTGSGIELVPVTHPNDLVSGESATFQFLLDGKPAAGLKVTVIPGGIRYRDALGQMDLVADKDGKVAINWAQPGLYWLNASIGGGREGGEGGGPGMGGPGGPGAGGPGAGQGAPPAPRPAGPPQRRASYISTLEVLAP from the coding sequence ATGAAAGCCAGATTGATGATCGCGGGCGCTGTAGCCGCCCTGATGCTATCGGGTGCGGCGCAGGCCCATCGCCAGTGGATGATGCCATCGTCCACCACTTTGTCCGGCACCGACAGCTGGGTGACGGTCGATGCCGCCGTGTCCAACGACCTGTTCTATTTCGAACATGTGCCGATGCGCACCGACGGCATCGTGGTGACCCAGCCGGACGGCAGCGCTGGCAAAATCGAAAACGCCGCCACCGGCAAATATCGCTCGACCTTCGACGTGCATCTGACTCAGCCCGGCACCTATCGCATCGCCAATGCGTCGACCAATGTCATGGGCAGCTATATGCTGAACGGCAAGCAGGAACGGCTGCCGCGCGGCACGACCAAGGACAAGCTGGCCAGCGTAATCCCGGCGGGCGCGACCGATGTGCAGGTGGCCGAAGCATCCAACCGGAACGAGATTTTCGTAACGCTGGGCGCACCCAGCACCGGCATCTTCAAGCCGACCGGATCGGGCATCGAGCTGGTGCCGGTGACGCACCCCAATGATCTGGTATCGGGCGAGTCCGCAACCTTCCAGTTCCTGCTGGACGGCAAGCCTGCTGCGGGCCTGAAAGTCACGGTCATTCCCGGCGGTATTCGTTACCGCGATGCGCTGGGCCAGATGGATCTGGTGGCCGACAAGGATGGCAAGGTCGCGATCAACTGGGCGCAGCCGGGCCTTTACTGGCTGAACGCCAGCATCGGTGGCGGTCGTGAAGGTGGCGAAGGCGGCGGCCCCGGCATGGGTGGACCCGGCGGTCCTGGTGCAGGTGGTCCCGGTGCCGGTCAGGGCGCACCGCCCGCGCCGCGCCCTGCCGGTCCGCCGCAGCGCCGCGCCAGCTATATCAGCACGCTGGAAGTGCTGGCCCCCTGA